A region of the Cricetulus griseus strain 17A/GY chromosome 7, alternate assembly CriGri-PICRH-1.0, whole genome shotgun sequence genome:
ccccttaccTAGCAGGTCCTACATCTGGGCTAGTGACTGTTTCCTCGTGCCACCACAGCTCTAAGAAAAACAATGCCTTTGGTTAGCCTGCTTGGGTAAGCATGGAATTCCAGTCCCCTCAGGTATATTCCAAGACACCCTGTCCTCTCCAGGAAGGGGCTATTATCCCCTTTCCTCAGTGCTGGAAGGCTTGTTGTGCCCTGAGCCACCCACAATAGACTGCTTTGACTATGCTAATAGCTCAACAGAGGTCTCTAAATATGAATTATCAATCTTTGCTAGTGTCTGGTTGCTGGGCAGTTCTCTTGTCATACCCTGGCAGTGACTGGCTGGCTTGGCACTTGGTGCCATCTGGCTCACTACTATCTATCAACCAGAGTTTGCATGTCTGTCTGTAGCCAACTGAGGCACTGTGCTGTGAGGACAGCCTTTCCTGCACCCTGCCACCTCCACACATCCTCTTGGACAGCTGACAGCAGCAGAGCTTCACTTACTCGACTGCGCCGCCAGGCCTATGCTCGCCTCTACCCTGTGTTGTTGGTCAAGCAGGATGGTTCCACTATCCACATCCGATACCGGGAGCCACGACGAATGCTAGCGGTAAGCTTCTTTCAGCAGGTACTTGCTGAACCATAGTATTGGGGCTCAGTGCCAGTACTTGGGATTGGAGTTGCATATGTAGCTAAAGTCACTATACTACTTCAGAGGACTAGGGGGACAAGTTGTCAGAGGAATTTACACCAAAAACTCCAGTCACCAAAATTAGAACAAACAGATTAGttatattgggggggggggtgttcttgTTTATTGGTACAGGGTTATGAAACCAGGCTAACTTTGACTTTACATACTGAGACT
Encoded here:
- the Mrpl55 gene encoding LOW QUALITY PROTEIN: 39S ribosomal protein L55, mitochondrial isoform X2 (The sequence of the model RefSeq protein was modified relative to this genomic sequence to represent the inferred CDS: inserted 3 bases in 2 codons), with product MPLVSLLGQLRHCAVRTAFPAPCHLHTSSWTADSSRASLTRLRRQAYARLYPVLLVKQDGSTIHIRYREPRRMLAVNALDLDALSPEERRARLRXREAQLLQKREEEPDXIDSFDMERYKQFWTKTRSNYVRESHKRHL